A genomic region of Limnohabitans curvus contains the following coding sequences:
- a CDS encoding ATP-binding protein, whose protein sequence is MGLPIITADQRLREKKGVKLVLLGKSGIGKTTQLKTLPEDKTLFVDLEAGDLAVKDWRGDCVRPTTWPEFRDLVVFLAGPNPALPPEAPYSQAHYAHVCEQYGDPAQLAKYDCYFVDSITVLARLALIWAKTQPQAVSDRTGKPDTRGAYGLLGSEMLGALMHLQHARGKHVVFVAILDERLDDFNRKVFVPQIEGSKTAAELPGIVDEVVTLAEIKSDDGEPYRAFVTHTLNPYGFPAKDRSGQLEMLEPPNLLALIEKCAAATQPQNIKE, encoded by the coding sequence ATGGGACTTCCAATCATTACCGCTGATCAGCGCCTGCGCGAGAAAAAAGGGGTGAAGTTGGTTCTGCTCGGCAAGAGCGGCATCGGCAAAACCACCCAACTCAAGACCCTGCCTGAAGACAAGACCTTGTTCGTCGACCTCGAGGCCGGGGACCTGGCTGTCAAAGACTGGCGCGGTGACTGCGTGCGCCCAACCACCTGGCCTGAATTCCGTGACCTGGTTGTGTTCTTGGCTGGTCCCAACCCTGCGCTGCCACCTGAGGCTCCGTATTCGCAGGCGCACTACGCGCATGTCTGTGAGCAGTATGGAGACCCCGCTCAGTTGGCCAAGTACGACTGCTACTTCGTGGACAGCATAACTGTGCTGGCGCGACTGGCATTGATCTGGGCAAAGACACAACCCCAGGCTGTTTCCGACCGCACAGGCAAACCTGACACCCGTGGTGCTTATGGCTTGCTGGGCTCGGAAATGTTGGGTGCGCTCATGCACCTGCAACACGCACGCGGCAAGCACGTCGTGTTCGTGGCCATCTTGGACGAGCGCCTGGATGACTTCAACCGCAAGGTGTTCGTCCCGCAGATCGAAGGCTCCAAGACGGCAGCCGAACTGCCCGGCATCGTCGATGAGGTCGTGACGCTCGCAGAGATCAAGAGCGATGACGGTGAGCCGTATCGCGCCTTCGTGACCCACACGCTCAACCCCTATGGCTTCCCAGCCAAAGACCGTTCGGGCCAGCTCGAAATGCTCGAACCCCCAAACCTGCTTGCACTCATCGAAAAGTGCGCAGCCGCAACCCAACCCCAAAACATCAAGGAGTAA
- a CDS encoding BRO-N domain-containing protein, with translation MKQQLVAFDFEGSQVRVVTDAQGEPWFVAADVLSTISLDRKALERLDDDEKGVNSIHTPGGTQEMTTVNEPGLYALVLGSRKAEAKRFKRWVTHEVLPAIRKTGSYAVSAMAALPAPTQDRVTSLLLIGEAVAKVPGVKVGIAMAATLTCIHENTGLAIETLRRALPAANEPICSLNATQLGKLVGLSAKTTNLRLANLGLQVRNERDEWELTEPGEAWAEALPYSRNGHSGYQILWNPSVAQELREVA, from the coding sequence ATGAAACAGCAACTTGTCGCATTTGATTTCGAGGGCAGCCAGGTCCGTGTGGTCACCGACGCACAGGGCGAACCATGGTTCGTGGCAGCCGACGTGCTGTCGACTATCAGCCTTGATCGCAAGGCACTTGAGCGTCTAGACGACGACGAAAAGGGTGTGAATTCAATTCACACCCCTGGTGGAACTCAAGAAATGACCACGGTGAACGAGCCCGGGCTGTATGCCTTGGTGCTAGGAAGCCGTAAGGCCGAAGCCAAACGCTTCAAGCGTTGGGTTACCCACGAGGTTTTGCCTGCCATCCGCAAGACCGGCTCCTATGCCGTGTCCGCCATGGCCGCATTGCCTGCACCTACCCAGGACCGTGTCACTTCGCTGCTCCTGATTGGGGAAGCCGTGGCAAAGGTGCCGGGCGTCAAGGTGGGCATCGCCATGGCGGCGACGCTGACCTGCATTCATGAAAACACCGGCCTGGCCATCGAGACCTTGCGTCGCGCGCTGCCCGCAGCCAACGAGCCGATCTGCTCTCTCAATGCCACGCAACTGGGCAAGCTGGTCGGCCTCTCGGCCAAGACCACCAACCTGCGCCTGGCCAACCTGGGTCTGCAGGTGCGCAACGAGCGTGATGAGTGGGAGCTGACCGAACCGGGTGAGGCATGGGCGGAAGCTCTGCCGTACTCGCGCAATGGTCACAGCGGTTACCAGATCCTCTGGAATCCGAGCGTCGCTCAAGAACTGCGTGAGGTGGCGTGA
- a CDS encoding helix-turn-helix transcriptional regulator: protein MPATATSLTRSTLEAINNLSPGDRRVLNENELAQRWGISPKTLQRWRCEGRGPKYLKLSKRVSYALEMILDFEKNALHVSTSERATA from the coding sequence ATGCCAGCAACGGCAACCTCACTTACCCGATCGACCCTAGAGGCGATCAACAACCTGTCACCCGGAGATCGCCGGGTGCTCAACGAGAACGAACTGGCCCAGCGCTGGGGCATCAGCCCCAAAACACTTCAGCGCTGGCGCTGCGAAGGTCGTGGCCCCAAGTATCTGAAATTGTCCAAGCGCGTGAGTTATGCGCTCGAGATGATTTTGGATTTCGAGAAGAACGCTCTGCACGTTTCGACTTCCGAGCGCGCGACGGCCTGA
- a CDS encoding hydrogen peroxide-inducible genes activator, which translates to MAALPSLRQLRYLLALAEHLNFTRAAEASFVSQSTLSTGLKELEGTLGVQLVERDKQSVALTAVGEEVVARARQVLAAAEDLSDFASDASRPMQGRLRLGVIPTIAPFVLPAVMPLLREKFPLLELGLREDLTAHLLERLRNRQLDFALIALPYDTPDLRVLPLYKDRFWLVGREKDPAIQGRAIQLGSEWTERLLLLEEGHCLRDHALQACQATEVASVDGIEATSLLTLVQMVASGMGVALLPEMAIKSGVLGNLPLKSRPLAPPAPERTIALVTRSTSAHMVEFEAIAQLISSVHRKK; encoded by the coding sequence ATGGCCGCCTTGCCCTCGCTGCGACAGCTGCGCTATCTGCTGGCCTTGGCCGAGCACCTGAACTTCACACGCGCTGCTGAAGCCAGCTTTGTCAGTCAGTCCACTTTGAGCACAGGTCTCAAGGAGCTCGAAGGTACGCTGGGCGTGCAGCTGGTCGAGCGTGACAAGCAGAGCGTGGCGCTGACGGCCGTGGGCGAAGAAGTGGTGGCTCGTGCGAGGCAGGTGCTGGCAGCAGCCGAAGACCTGAGCGATTTCGCTTCTGACGCTTCGCGCCCCATGCAGGGCCGATTGCGTCTTGGAGTGATTCCGACAATTGCACCATTCGTGCTGCCCGCCGTTATGCCTCTGCTGCGCGAAAAATTCCCGCTTCTGGAGCTTGGCCTACGCGAGGACCTGACTGCACATTTGCTGGAGCGGCTGCGAAACCGACAGTTGGACTTTGCGCTGATTGCGCTGCCCTACGACACGCCAGACCTGCGGGTCTTGCCGCTCTATAAGGACAGGTTTTGGCTGGTGGGGCGGGAGAAGGACCCGGCGATCCAAGGACGTGCCATCCAATTGGGTAGCGAGTGGACGGAACGTCTGCTACTGCTCGAAGAGGGGCATTGCCTGCGCGACCATGCTCTTCAAGCTTGCCAGGCAACCGAAGTGGCCAGTGTGGACGGGATCGAAGCCACCAGTCTCCTAACACTGGTACAAATGGTCGCTTCGGGAATGGGTGTTGCGTTGTTACCCGAAATGGCCATCAAGAGTGGTGTCCTGGGTAACTTGCCATTGAAATCCAGACCCTTGGCGCCTCCGGCGCCTGAACGAACGATAGCGTTAGTCACGCGCTCAACATCTGCCCACATGGTGGAATTCGAGGCGATTGCTCAATTGATTTCCTCTGTTCACCGAAAAAAATGA
- a CDS encoding rubrerythrin family protein gives MARPEIKTYQNLEAAFAGESMAHIKYRYFAKLARAAGDEDTARIFEQTADQEVMHAFGHLDLLYPATDMTPAKALQIAIEGETYEYSEMYPGFRKTAVEEGNAAAVAEIDEQISESKEHADQFKAVLEKAAKRFAALAKVEERHANHYQKALDAIQA, from the coding sequence ATGGCACGTCCAGAAATCAAAACCTATCAAAACCTCGAAGCTGCATTTGCCGGTGAATCGATGGCCCACATCAAGTACCGCTACTTCGCCAAACTGGCCCGCGCTGCTGGTGACGAAGATACGGCCCGCATCTTCGAGCAAACCGCAGACCAGGAAGTGATGCACGCCTTCGGCCACCTCGATCTGCTTTACCCAGCGACCGACATGACTCCGGCTAAGGCCCTGCAGATCGCCATCGAAGGCGAAACCTACGAGTACAGCGAGATGTACCCAGGTTTTCGCAAGACCGCTGTGGAGGAAGGCAACGCCGCTGCCGTGGCCGAGATCGACGAGCAGATCAGCGAGTCCAAAGAACACGCTGATCAGTTCAAGGCCGTGCTCGAAAAGGCCGCCAAGCGCTTTGCTGCCTTGGCCAAAGTTGAAGAGCGCCACGCCAACCACTACCAAAAGGCCCTCGACGCCATTCAGGCCTGA
- a CDS encoding rubredoxin translates to MKVWQCIVCGFIYDEAQGIPEDGIAAGTRFEDIPENWECPDCGVAKADFEMVEIG, encoded by the coding sequence ATGAAAGTTTGGCAATGCATTGTTTGCGGTTTCATCTACGACGAAGCCCAAGGTATCCCTGAAGACGGCATCGCCGCCGGCACCCGTTTCGAAGACATCCCTGAAAACTGGGAATGTCCTGATTGCGGCGTCGCCAAGGCCGACTTTGAAATGGTCGAGATCGGCTGA
- a CDS encoding NAD(P)/FAD-dependent oxidoreductase has product MIVGSGLAAWTLVREFRKLDAQTPITLITRDNGDFYSKPMLSNALSSGKTAAQLVSATSAAMAQQLGVTVMAKTDVTAIDPVAYSVTTALGPVTYSRLVLALGADPVRLPLQGDAADRVISVNDLQDYATFRAQLEGAKRVTVIGAGLIGCEFANDLVQAGYEVDVIDPGTHPLGRLLPLEAGQQMQQALAHAGVRFHFGNSVQAVLAAPQGLQVELANGQRLASDLVLSAVGLRPRIALAKAAGLQTARGIVVNRQLQTSQTDIYALGDVAEVEGLLLPYVMPMMQSARTLAAHLAGQPATLRYPAMPVVVKTPAMPVVVSPPLANAQGSWQVNAFSDGVDARFVGLDGTLLGFALAGKATGQKTVLQKSLPAVLA; this is encoded by the coding sequence GTGATCGTAGGCTCGGGTCTCGCGGCCTGGACGTTGGTCCGGGAGTTCCGCAAGCTCGATGCCCAGACACCCATCACCCTGATCACCCGCGACAACGGGGACTTTTACAGCAAGCCCATGTTGTCCAACGCCCTGAGCAGCGGCAAAACCGCAGCTCAGCTGGTCAGCGCCACCAGCGCGGCCATGGCGCAGCAGTTGGGGGTCACTGTGATGGCTAAGACCGATGTGACGGCCATCGATCCGGTCGCCTACAGTGTCACCACTGCCCTGGGGCCAGTGACTTACAGCCGTCTGGTGCTGGCGTTAGGCGCTGACCCGGTGCGTCTGCCCCTGCAGGGCGATGCAGCGGACCGGGTGATCTCGGTCAATGACCTCCAAGATTACGCGACGTTTCGTGCACAGCTCGAAGGTGCAAAGCGAGTGACCGTCATCGGCGCAGGCTTGATCGGCTGCGAATTTGCGAATGACCTTGTGCAGGCCGGTTATGAGGTTGATGTGATCGATCCTGGCACTCACCCCTTGGGTCGACTCCTACCGCTAGAGGCGGGGCAGCAGATGCAGCAGGCGCTTGCGCACGCTGGTGTGCGTTTTCACTTTGGCAACTCGGTACAGGCAGTGCTCGCTGCGCCGCAAGGTCTGCAGGTCGAACTGGCCAACGGCCAGCGCTTGGCCAGCGACCTCGTTTTATCGGCTGTTGGCTTGCGCCCTCGGATCGCGCTGGCAAAGGCTGCAGGACTACAGACCGCGCGCGGCATCGTCGTCAACCGCCAACTGCAGACCAGCCAAACCGACATTTACGCGCTGGGCGACGTTGCAGAAGTTGAAGGTCTGCTCTTGCCCTATGTCATGCCTATGATGCAGTCTGCACGCACTCTAGCAGCGCATCTGGCTGGCCAGCCGGCCACTTTGCGCTACCCGGCCATGCCTGTGGTCGTCAAGACACCCGCCATGCCAGTGGTGGTCTCGCCGCCACTCGCGAACGCCCAAGGAAGTTGGCAGGTCAACGCCTTCTCTGACGGAGTGGACGCCCGATTTGTTGGTTTGGATGGCACCTTGCTGGGCTTTGCACTTGCTGGCAAGGCTACAGGCCAGAAAACCGTTTTACAAAAATCTTTGCCAGCCGTGCTGGCTTAA
- a CDS encoding organic hydroperoxide resistance protein has product MTTKLDKVLYTAKAHTTGGRDGRSVSSDGLLDVKLAPPKELGGMGGATNPEQLFAAGYSACFMGALKHVASLKKVAVPVDAAIDASVDIGPIPAGFGIAARLDISLPGMDRAVAQDLIDTAHQVCPYSNATRGNIVVELTLV; this is encoded by the coding sequence ATGACCACTAAACTCGACAAAGTCCTCTACACCGCCAAAGCCCATACCACTGGAGGCCGTGACGGCCGCTCAGTCTCCAGTGATGGTCTGCTGGATGTCAAGCTGGCACCACCGAAAGAACTCGGCGGCATGGGCGGTGCGACCAACCCCGAACAACTGTTTGCAGCGGGCTATTCGGCTTGCTTCATGGGCGCACTCAAGCATGTAGCCAGTTTGAAGAAAGTCGCGGTGCCTGTTGATGCGGCCATCGACGCCAGCGTGGACATTGGTCCAATTCCCGCAGGCTTCGGAATCGCCGCCCGTCTGGACATCAGCCTGCCCGGCATGGACCGTGCCGTGGCCCAGGACCTGATCGACACAGCCCACCAGGTCTGCCCTTACTCAAATGCCACTCGCGGCAACATCGTCGTAGAGTTGACGCTGGTCTGA
- a CDS encoding recombinase family protein, translating into MRTSRTSVASTPSFIPKKRCAIYTRKSTDEGLDQEYNSLEAQRDAGLSFVSSQRHEGWLALDDTYDDGGFSGGNIDRPGLKRLMADIEARKIDVVVVYKIDRLTRSLPDFAKLVEVFDRNNVSFVSVTQQFNTTTSMGRLTLNILLSFAQFEREVTGERIRDKIAASKAKGMWMGGTPPLGYDVVDRKLLVNEREASLVQDIFRRYAEHGSAARLVRELEIEGHSTKSWVTQSGQHRAGRPIDQQYLFCLLRNRLYLGEISHKGEFFPAQHTGIISQELWDGVQAFVNRRKQGPRVRKDEYPALLGGLLFAPDGQRMIHHYTKKKNGRMYRYYVPYLEKRRSAGATQDGRGQSIGALPAAEIEAAVLNEIELALMEPEPLIGVWRSCLQHSAGADLQEDQVVVSMRRIADVWKQLFPAEQQRIAQLLIERVDFKDGSLDIHWREDGWIGLDPSIVAHPYVEEAKEYVEEVMA; encoded by the coding sequence ATGAGAACCTCCCGCACCTCAGTGGCAAGCACGCCCTCGTTCATTCCCAAAAAGCGATGCGCCATCTACACGCGCAAGTCGACCGATGAAGGATTGGACCAGGAGTACAACAGCCTGGAAGCACAACGCGATGCCGGTCTCTCATTCGTGAGCAGCCAACGCCATGAAGGTTGGCTGGCGCTGGATGACACCTACGACGACGGCGGATTTTCCGGCGGCAATATTGATCGTCCTGGACTCAAACGCCTGATGGCAGACATTGAGGCCAGAAAAATTGATGTGGTGGTGGTCTACAAGATTGACCGTCTCACGCGCAGCTTGCCCGACTTTGCCAAGCTCGTGGAGGTGTTCGATCGCAACAACGTCTCGTTTGTCTCGGTCACCCAACAATTCAACACGACCACATCAATGGGGCGGCTGACGCTCAACATCCTGCTGTCCTTCGCACAGTTTGAACGTGAGGTCACGGGCGAACGCATCCGAGACAAGATCGCAGCCAGCAAGGCCAAGGGCATGTGGATGGGTGGTACGCCCCCGCTGGGCTATGACGTGGTTGATCGCAAACTGCTGGTCAACGAGCGAGAGGCCAGTCTGGTGCAGGACATCTTCCGTAGGTACGCAGAGCACGGTTCCGCAGCACGCCTGGTACGTGAGTTGGAAATCGAAGGTCACAGCACCAAGTCCTGGGTCACACAATCCGGCCAGCATCGTGCGGGTCGTCCCATTGATCAGCAGTACCTGTTTTGCTTGCTGCGAAACCGGCTCTACCTAGGTGAGATCAGCCACAAGGGGGAGTTCTTTCCAGCGCAACACACCGGCATCATTTCGCAGGAGTTGTGGGATGGTGTGCAAGCGTTCGTCAACCGGCGCAAGCAAGGCCCAAGGGTGCGAAAAGACGAATACCCGGCGCTGTTGGGCGGTTTGTTATTCGCACCCGATGGCCAGCGCATGATCCATCACTACACCAAGAAAAAGAATGGCCGCATGTATCGCTACTACGTGCCGTACTTGGAAAAGCGACGCAGCGCAGGCGCAACCCAAGATGGACGCGGGCAAAGCATCGGTGCGCTCCCGGCAGCTGAAATCGAGGCTGCGGTTTTGAATGAAATCGAGCTGGCGCTGATGGAGCCGGAGCCATTGATTGGTGTGTGGCGCTCATGCCTGCAGCACAGTGCCGGAGCCGATCTTCAAGAGGACCAGGTGGTGGTGTCGATGAGACGAATTGCTGATGTATGGAAGCAGTTGTTCCCTGCGGAGCAACAGCGCATTGCACAGTTGCTCATTGAGCGCGTGGACTTCAAGGATGGCAGTCTCGACATCCATTGGCGCGAGGATGGTTGGATCGGACTTGACCCAAGCATCGTGGCGCACCCCTATGTGGAAGAGGCCAAAGAGTATGTAGAGGAGGTGATGGCATGA
- a CDS encoding DUF2924 domain-containing protein, which translates to MTTHAQQSKTVSIAAQVAQLPHLPMQNIWAMWDAHFDERPQHHHRTWLESRLAYKIQEKAFGSLKPTTRRKLEEIGETGVLPKRLQGDADRLLPGTMLSRFFDDQEHKVVVRGVRDFEYRGQRFKSLSAIARLIAGCPWSGPAFFGLKSTKKGVA; encoded by the coding sequence ATGACGACACACGCACAACAATCAAAAACGGTATCCATCGCGGCGCAAGTCGCGCAGCTTCCGCACCTGCCCATGCAGAACATATGGGCCATGTGGGACGCGCATTTTGATGAACGACCACAGCACCACCATCGCACCTGGCTGGAGTCCCGACTGGCCTACAAGATTCAGGAAAAGGCCTTCGGTTCACTCAAGCCGACGACGCGTAGGAAGCTTGAGGAAATCGGCGAAACAGGGGTTCTTCCCAAACGCTTGCAAGGTGATGCGGATCGCCTGCTGCCCGGCACCATGCTCAGCCGTTTCTTTGATGATCAAGAGCACAAGGTGGTCGTGCGCGGCGTGCGCGACTTTGAGTACCGTGGCCAGCGGTTCAAGAGTTTGTCGGCGATCGCGCGGTTGATCGCTGGTTGCCCATGGTCGGGACCTGCCTTTTTTGGGTTGAAGTCCACCAAGAAGGGGGTCGCATGA
- a CDS encoding ImmA/IrrE family metallo-endopeptidase, which translates to MSDSAQLTPSKAANTILRWIRVASGETAAFTDLDMVREGLPGTPYGEGVKIIKPPMASPIKSSEGMLVCNPDDPTEWGIFVNEDSSPERRRFTIAHELGHFVLHRAKRRTFNCDKAAVHLSLESAGVIEREADEFASNLLMPGDVLRDRITSQDVDLYLLSGLAKTFGVSFEALCIRFIKFTEKRAILLHWDNGFLKYEWRSRSAVLSNTRIRRLSDPAEPLRDTVAADESITQEWNGIDMSAAVWCVGEQPYMKLQEFKHSYGGRDRVLTLLILEDAEPRRWDNSWQDQESFDSFDQFTSSGQMPIRK; encoded by the coding sequence TTGAGTGACAGCGCTCAACTGACCCCGAGCAAAGCGGCCAACACAATCCTGCGATGGATTCGTGTGGCCAGCGGAGAAACGGCTGCCTTCACCGATCTCGACATGGTTCGCGAGGGGTTGCCTGGGACGCCTTACGGCGAAGGTGTGAAGATCATCAAGCCGCCTATGGCATCCCCAATCAAAAGCTCTGAGGGGATGCTAGTTTGCAACCCGGACGATCCAACTGAGTGGGGCATCTTCGTCAATGAAGATTCAAGCCCGGAGCGTCGGCGATTCACGATCGCGCATGAGCTCGGACACTTCGTGCTGCACCGAGCCAAGCGACGCACATTCAACTGCGACAAGGCCGCTGTGCATCTCAGCTTGGAAAGCGCAGGTGTCATCGAGCGTGAGGCAGATGAATTTGCCAGCAATCTATTGATGCCTGGCGATGTCCTGCGTGATCGCATCACAAGTCAAGACGTTGACCTTTACTTGCTCAGTGGCTTGGCCAAAACATTCGGCGTGTCGTTCGAGGCCTTATGCATCCGCTTCATCAAGTTCACGGAGAAGCGTGCGATCTTGCTGCACTGGGACAACGGCTTTCTCAAGTACGAATGGCGTAGCCGCAGTGCTGTGCTGAGCAACACCCGCATTCGAAGGTTGAGTGATCCTGCAGAGCCTCTGCGCGATACCGTTGCAGCAGACGAGTCCATCACGCAGGAGTGGAACGGGATCGATATGTCCGCCGCAGTTTGGTGCGTCGGTGAACAGCCCTACATGAAGCTGCAGGAATTCAAACACAGCTACGGCGGGCGAGATCGCGTGCTGACGTTGTTGATCCTTGAAGATGCTGAACCGCGCAGGTGGGATAACTCCTGGCAGGATCAGGAGAGCTTCGACAGCTTCGATCAGTTCACATCCAGCGGTCAGATGCCGATTAGAAAATAG
- a CDS encoding helix-turn-helix domain-containing protein, with translation MASTLGARLRRLREAKKLTLQQVADAVGCTKAYIWELEMKEGQRPSAERIHLLAKVLGVTMEDLMNESNEQVPQASVEDVAFFRHYAGMTEEEKQRYQQALKLMFPTAGQEETKS, from the coding sequence ATGGCATCGACCTTAGGAGCGCGTTTACGGCGTTTACGAGAGGCCAAGAAGCTGACATTGCAGCAAGTAGCCGATGCGGTTGGCTGCACCAAGGCATACATCTGGGAACTGGAAATGAAGGAGGGCCAACGCCCTTCTGCCGAGCGGATTCACCTGCTGGCCAAGGTTCTGGGGGTCACGATGGAGGACCTCATGAACGAATCAAACGAGCAAGTACCTCAGGCCTCCGTTGAAGACGTGGCGTTTTTCCGCCATTACGCTGGCATGACGGAAGAAGAAAAGCAGCGTTACCAGCAAGCCCTCAAACTGATGTTCCCAACAGCGGGGCAAGAGGAAACCAAGAGTTGA